The window ATCACGCGCCCGGAGGATGCGCCGAAGTTCTCGGCCGAGGACCGCGCGCGCTGCGAAGCGCTGCTGCCCCATCTGCGGCGTGCGCTGCAGATTCACAACCAGCTCGACCGCAGCGAATCGCTGGGCGCGATGTACGCGCAGGCGATCGGCCGGCTGTCGATCGCGACGATCGTGCTGGACGAGAGCGGCAAGGTGCTCGACCAGAACCTGATCGCGAAGGAGATCCTCGCGTCCGCCGACGGCCTCAAGATCGTCGGCGGACGGCTCGAAGCGTCCTACCCGAGCGACAACCGCGAGCTGCAGCGCCTGGTGCGCAACGCCTTCGCGCGCTACGGCACGGACGATGTCGCGGTTGCCGAAGCGATGTCCATCGCGCGGCCTTCCGGGCAGGTGAGCCTGGGCGTGGTGGTCGAGGTCGTGCCGTCGAGCGAATGGGCCGAAGGCAAGGGCCAGCCCGCCGCGGTGGTCTACATCCGCGATGCGACCGGCAAGTCGCTGGCGAGCAGCACGGTCGCGAAGCAGCTCTTCAACCTCACGCCCGCGGAGACCGCGCTGGCGCTCGAACTTACCAACGGCCTGTCGCTCGAGGAGGCCGCCGAGGCCCTCGGCATCCGCCGCAACACCGCGCGCGCCCACCTGCGCTCGATCTTCTCCAAGACCGGCGTGCGGCGGCAGACTGAGCTCGTGCGCATCATGCTCAACAGCGTCGCGGCGCTCAGCAAGAACGGCTGAGCCGCGCGCCCTCCGGCAGCCGGAAATGCGTCGGACATGATCTGAATGGACGATGCGAAGCCGCGTCAAACAGCGGAATATCCGGTCAACACAGTCGGTCGTCGAGGATTTCATGCAGAAAGTTGCATTCGTGACGGGAGCCAGCCGCGGCATCGGGCGCGAAACGGCCATCGCTTTCGCGCGCGCCGGTTTCGATGTCGCCATCAGCGCACGCACGATGGAAGAGGGTGAGACCCACGCGCACGCCCTGTACAAGGCGGACGGCAGCCCCTTGCCCGGCAGCCTTGCAGGCACTGCCGCCGCCATTCGCGGCCTCGGACGTCGCGCGCTCGCGATCCGCATGGACCTGCTCGACGACGCGTCGGTGCAGGCGGCCGGCGAGGCCGTGCTGCGCGAATTCGGCCGCATCGACGTGCTGGTTAACAACGCCGTGTACCAGGGGGGTGACCTCAACCTGC is drawn from Azoarcus sp. DN11 and contains these coding sequences:
- a CDS encoding helix-turn-helix transcriptional regulator, encoding MEATKGSSSLMQSNFDLEQYDRIVRALYDAALDTRSWADALEYLRQIFTANYVTLILRTPEMTDKGLMIAVGDVEGGGRVTYMNYPQTTTPFVNQPADKVFTVEDLMSESEWRRSSYYQHWCAGHGVFHVMGVDIATPGAGKLRFRITRPEDAPKFSAEDRARCEALLPHLRRALQIHNQLDRSESLGAMYAQAIGRLSIATIVLDESGKVLDQNLIAKEILASADGLKIVGGRLEASYPSDNRELQRLVRNAFARYGTDDVAVAEAMSIARPSGQVSLGVVVEVVPSSEWAEGKGQPAAVVYIRDATGKSLASSTVAKQLFNLTPAETALALELTNGLSLEEAAEALGIRRNTARAHLRSIFSKTGVRRQTELVRIMLNSVAALSKNG